The segment GTGCGTAACGCACCACCGCGTCTTTCTCTGTGTCGTCACCCCGCTCAATCAGCCCGACTTGCCACGCTTTCTCGCCCAGGGCTTTAAGAGTATCCAGCGCCAGATCTTTCTGGTTTGCCGGCACGCAGACAATCATGCCAATTCCACAGTTGAAGGTGCGATACATTTCTTCGCTGACCACACCGCCGGCGTCCTTGAGCCATTGAAACACCGGGGGTAGTTCCCAGCTCGTGGTGTCGATGGCTGCAACCATCCCTTTTGGCAGAACCCTGGGAATATTTTCCGGTAAGCCGCCGCCGGTTATGTGGGATAGAGCGCGTACATCCACTTCGCGGATCAATTGCAGCAAGTTTTTGACGTAGATCCGGGTAGGCGCCATCAGGGCGTTTGCCAGCGTGGTATCACCGACAGGTTGGTCGAGATCGACTTTGCTGACCTCAAGAATTTTTCGGATCAGCGAGTAACCGTTGGAGTGAGGTCCTGAGGACCCAAGTGCCAGCAGTACATCTCCCGCTTGCACCTTGCTGCCATCAATGATCTCACTGCGTTCCGCCACACCTACGCAAAAACCCGCCAGATCATAATCGTCGCCCTCGTACATGCCAGGCATCTCTGCGGTTTCGCCTCCCACCAGTGCGCAGCCAGCCTGTTCGCAGCCCTGGCCGATGCCTGCAATCACGTTTGCAGCTATATCCACATTGAGCTTGCCGGTAGCGTAGTAATCGAGGAAAAACAAAGGTTCGGCGCCGCCCACGATAAGGTCGTTAACGCACATGGCCACGAGATCGATACCAATGCTGTCATGCTTGCCAAGCTGCATCGCCAGCCTAAGTTTGGTACCTACGCCATCGGTACCTGATATCAGAACCGGTTCGTTGTACCCGGCTGGAATCGCTACCATGGCGCCGAACCCGCCAAGTCCTCCCAGAACCTCGGGGCGCCGGGTGCGTGCGGCGGTTTCCTTGATACGGCTGACAAGTTCATTGCCGGCGTCAATGTCAACGCCGGCATCGCGGTAGGTCAGGGAAGGTTTCTGTTCGCTCATGGTGTTCTTAACCGTTGGCCAGTGGGTCAGGCGGCGGATTTTAGCAGGTGCAGTGTGGGGCTCCAAGTGCAATTGCCGCGAGTGCCTCCCGGATTCCTGTGGTCGGACGTCTTTCGTCGGTCAAGATTGCTTTTCGGAAACCCGGGTTGGCTACTCAGGCTCCGGGGCATGGTGTATCCTATGCGCCATTCATGCGAACTGCAGGGTGTTTCATGCCAGTACCAGACCAGACCTCGGTTTTTAAGCCAGTGCCAGCTTTATGGCTTGTCGCTTTTTTTGCACTCATGCTGGCCATGGTGCCCGCTCCGGCGGCTGCTGTGACGGTATCCGGGCTTTATTCTGTTGAAGTCCCGGTGTCCGGCTCCGGGCCGAACGATCTGGCTCAGGGTTATGCAGACGGTCTGGCCCGGGTCTTTGTACGGATTTCCGGCACCCGGGAAGTGCTTAAGTTGGAAGGCCTGCAGCCCCTGCTGGCGAATGCAGAATCGTTGCTGCTGTCCTATCAGGTGCTTCGTGGAGAAGGCGGTGACAATCGTCTGAGCATGGCATTCGGTGCTGTGGGCGTGAATCGGGCTCTGGCATCGATTGAGGCTCCAGTCTGGGGTGCTAACCGCCCTCTGACCCTGGCGTGGGTGGCTGTAGAGGATCGCGGTGTTCGCAGGCTGGTTACAGGCAATGGCGAAGGTCAGGCTGATGCCGGTGAAAGTGGTGTCTGGTCTTCAGCATTTGCCCGTTCTGCCCGGGAAAGGGGCCTGCCGGTCACCCTGCCACCAGCGGAACTCAGTGGAAACCGGGAGTTACTCTCGGATATCTGGGGACAATTCACGGGGCGTGTACGCAAGGCTTCTGAAGGTGTGGAACACGATGTTCTTGCTCTGGTGCGGGTGAGCCGTTCTGGTGGCCAGTGGCGCGCAGGCTGGGTGTTTGAGGGCGCAAAGCTCAACAGCAGTGAGGAATCGGTCAGTGCCGATACCCGGGAAGCTCTGGCGGAAGCGCTTGTTAACCGCTGGGCAGAGTTGTATGCAAATCGTTATGCGGTTGCTGCCGGTGAAGTTGGAGATTTACCCCAGGT is part of the Marinobacter antarcticus genome and harbors:
- the purM gene encoding phosphoribosylformylglycinamidine cyclo-ligase, translated to MSEQKPSLTYRDAGVDIDAGNELVSRIKETAARTRRPEVLGGLGGFGAMVAIPAGYNEPVLISGTDGVGTKLRLAMQLGKHDSIGIDLVAMCVNDLIVGGAEPLFFLDYYATGKLNVDIAANVIAGIGQGCEQAGCALVGGETAEMPGMYEGDDYDLAGFCVGVAERSEIIDGSKVQAGDVLLALGSSGPHSNGYSLIRKILEVSKVDLDQPVGDTTLANALMAPTRIYVKNLLQLIREVDVRALSHITGGGLPENIPRVLPKGMVAAIDTTSWELPPVFQWLKDAGGVVSEEMYRTFNCGIGMIVCVPANQKDLALDTLKALGEKAWQVGLIERGDDTEKDAVVRYAPGLLSE
- a CDS encoding DUF2066 domain-containing protein; this encodes MPVPDQTSVFKPVPALWLVAFFALMLAMVPAPAAAVTVSGLYSVEVPVSGSGPNDLAQGYADGLARVFVRISGTREVLKLEGLQPLLANAESLLLSYQVLRGEGGDNRLSMAFGAVGVNRALASIEAPVWGANRPLTLAWVAVEDRGVRRLVTGNGEGQADAGESGVWSSAFARSARERGLPVTLPPAELSGNRELLSDIWGQFTGRVRKASEGVEHDVLALVRVSRSGGQWRAGWVFEGAKLNSSEESVSADTREALAEALVNRWAELYANRYAVAAGEVGDLPQVDIVLRGVTSVADYGKANQILEGLTPVVEVGASRVKGEQLTLRVAFSGELDQLREYIALDSRFVPVEGEPQNARPARSGEFAASPKPTQVQATGSQPEEPAPEGETGTGPSDQSMFTYQPSPVDEEEAEQAFESLYQLLYYRWQPMPVIVNDGGE